From Mya arenaria isolate MELC-2E11 chromosome 12, ASM2691426v1, the proteins below share one genomic window:
- the LOC128212186 gene encoding dentin sialophosphoprotein-like: MMHRSRQSSFITRQNREYGYSSRVGDTAKICASLTSAIKAHRTWDPRKTVSDTDHGGVFNFGFSKNGSLLGVAMERKSVLLFDALNGKLVAKKTNAHTDCVNCVKFLDDRLFATCSDDTTVALWDARYLKHNVQTFRGHSNWVKNIEYDSSQGVLLTSGFDGCIYTWNINRYSTEDTSNRVFYTSGLMRSKLSPDFSKLIISTHEGYIIIIHDLDLSTLGEDLKGFKPNMYRLMQRSQTPLKIGLQYNHVFEQDRNRVEFITDWPAGNEANIISSLQVHPHGWSILSRNTDSSENTEWTCVHDLQDYGEVKKTPSRPWEVAWTAPHTSSAYCTSTNTPAYSSQAPSARARGGNQSAGSVTENTSSAAGDGNQSNEENVNQSDDPGTENQSAAGNNDQSNEENLNHSADFVTENQSATACSNPSHEEDRNQAKPGNSNQPMEENMNQPGVDESSSVSAGNQSMSTGSNEENEGSSSASANQERNLQSLSQATNADNLANDGSQNNLQSDQNDSSSVPVRDSLLPREDIESDSSEGETSSTQPLRISRGVGNGSVNPSLRPVPPASSPLIAGPMHNSLIQIRRGSRQDDGSFSFSISVHTSSGRTIMFSQEDIEADDEEDRDFRITPVNTESRRQNESNGTDNRSRVQDRSSENTAQSGSSSRGINQSDQVSGLNLGINGNRSSSLSIEINDMDSVDVDNNDNSDVENESEHDIIDDVMMFPDTDSSDGEENDPVQGSVNINWPSHAGLNSGVNISIQSNDDSNDEPMFRHTGPSRIRRRAINTVRQNASPWSRASSNQTDNSSSSNSNSQNVGNRRVNTAANSNNPAPGGSVDVQPRSNSFMFVLESNSGTRRRRVLNLSYLDTLTETENSQLKKNIHTNTNRLQGYMEECNVGRGFIKEVAFSSDGRLISSPFGFGIRLFSFDPQCNELCDCYPRSPVKLYEATCSLAHVNIVVATQFSPVHNLVVSGCLDGKIAFHQPVL, translated from the exons ATGATGCATCGAAGCAGGCAAAGTTCGTTTATCACTCGGCAAAACCGAGAGTATGGGTATTCATCAAGGGTTGGAGATACTGCGAAAATATGTGCAAGTTTGACATCCGCAATCAAAGCCCATCGAACCTGGGACCCAAGAAAGACTGTCAGCGACACGGACCATGGCGGTGTATTCAATTTTGGTTTCTCCAAGAACGG GTCATTGCTGGGTGTTGCCATGGAGAGGAAGAGTGTTCTGTTGTTTGATGCTCTCAATGGAAAACTTGTGGCCAAGAAGACCAATGCCCACACAGACTGCGTCAATTGTGTCAA GTTCCTTGATGACCGTCTGTTTGCTACCTGCTCTGATGACACCACAGTTGCATTATGGGATGCCCGTTACCTGAAGCACAATGTACAGACATTCCGGGGCCACTCAAACTGGGTGAAGAATATAGAGTATGACTCTAGCCAGGGGGTTCTCCTCACATCCGGCTTTGATGGCTGTATCTACACCTGGAACATTAACAG GTACAGTACAGAGGACACGTCTAACCGCGTGTTCTACACGAGCGGCCTGATGAGGTCCAAGTTGTCGCCCGACTTCTCCAAGCTCATCATCTCCACACATGAGGGCTATATCATCATCATACATGACCTAGATCTCTCTACCCTTG GTGAGGACTTGAAAGGGTTCAAGCCCAACATGTATCGTCTGATGCAGCGTAGCCAGACACCGCTGAAGATCGGCCTGCAGTACAACCATGTGTTTGAGCAGGACAGGAACCGAGTGGAGTTCATAACTGACTGGCCAGCGGGGAATGAGGCCAACATCATATCATCACTGCAG GTTCATCCCCATGGCTGGTCCATCCTCTCACGAAACACAGACTCATCAGAAAATACAGAG TGGACATGTGTCCATGATCTTCAAGACTATGGTGAGGTAAAGAAGACCCCATCCCGCCCGTGGGAGGTAGCATGGACAGCCCCTCACACTAGCTCAGCCTACTGCACCTCAACAAACACACCTGCTTACTCCTCCCAGGCACCATCTGCTAGAGCTAGAGGGGGCAACCAGTCTGCTGGCTCTGTCACTGAAAACACATCCTCTGCTGCTGGAGATGGAAATCAGTCAAATGAAGAAAACGTAAACCAGTCAGATGATCCTGGCACTGAAAACCAGTCTGCTGCTGGAAATAACGACCAGTCAAATGAAGAAAATCTGAACCATTCTGCTGACTTTGTCACTGAGAACCAGTCTGCTACTGCATGTAGTAACCCGTCTCATGAAGAAGATAGAAACCAGGCTAAACCTGGAAACAGTAACCAGCCAATGGAGGAGAACATGAATCAACCTGGTGTTGATGAGAGCTCTTCTGTATCAGCTGGCAATCAGTCAATGTCTACGGGGAGTAATGAGGAAAATGAAGGTAGTAGCAGTGCTAGTGCTAACCAAGAGCGGAATCTTCAGTCACTTAGTCAGGCTACAAATGCTGACAACTTAGCTAATGATGGATCACAAAATAATTTGCAAAGTGACCAAAATGATAGCAGCAGTGTCCCAGTGAGGGACAGTCTACTACCAAGAGAAGACATTGAATCAGACAGTTCAGAGGGTGAAACCTCCTCAACTCAACCGTTGAGAATCTCGCGAGGAGTGGGGAATGGTTCTGTGAACCCAAGCCTGAGACCCGTGCCCCCTGCTAGTTCACCCCTTATTGCAGGCCCCATGCATAACTCCCTGATTCAGATCAGGCGGGGCTCCAGACAGGATGACGGCAGTTTCTCATTCTCAATATCTGTGCACACATCAAGTGGACGAACCATCATGTTCAGTCAGGAAGATATTGAGGCAGATGATGAGGAGGATAGAGACTTCAGAATTACACCTGTTAACACCGAGTCTAGAAGGCAAAATGAAAGTAATGGTACGGATAATAGATCAAGGGTGCAGGATAGAAGTAGTGAAAACACCGCCCAATCAGGTTCAAGTAGTAGAGGCATTAACCAGAGTGATCAAGTCTCAGGTTTGAATCTGGGTATAAATGGGAATAGAAGTAGTTCATTAAGTATTGAAATTAATGACATGGATAGTGTTGATGTTGACAATAATGACAACTCTGACGTTGAGAATGAGAGTGAGCATGACATTATTGATGATGTGATGATGTTCCCAGATACTGACAGCTCTGATGGTGAAGAAAATGATCCAGTTCAAGGGAGTGTCAATATAAACTGGCCAAGCCATGCAGGCCTAAACAGTGGTGTCAATATTTCCATACAGAGTAATGATGATTCCAATGATGAGCCAATGTTTAGACACACTGGACCTTCAAGAATAAGGCGAAGGGCGATAAACACTGTAAGGCAAAATGCATCCCCCTGGTCGAGAGCTTCTAGCAACCAGACAGACAATTCATCAAGTTCTAATTCCAATTCACAAAATGTTGGTAACAGACGTGTGAACACTGCCGCCAATAGCAATAACCCGGCCCCTGGAGGGTCGGTCGATGTTCAACCACGAAGTAATTCCTTTATGTTTGTGCTGGAGTCAAACTCCGGCACGAGGAGACGGAGAGTGCTCAACCTGAGCTATCTGGACACTTTAACAGAGACAGAGAACTCACAGCTTAAAAAGAACATTCACACAAACACGAATCGCCTCCAAGGCTATATGGAAGAGTGTAATGTAGGTCGTGGCTTCATTAAAGAGGTGGCATTCAGCTCAGATGGCAGATTAATAAGTTCCCCATTTGGGTTTGGTATAAGACTGTTCTCATTTGATCCACAGTGTAACGAGCTCTGTGACTGTTATCCCAGATCCCCGGTCAAGCTCTATGAAGCCACTTGCTCTCTAGCTCATGTTAACATTGTGGTTGCCACACAGTTTTCACCCGTACATAACTTGGTTGTTTCAGGATGTCTCGATGGCAAAATAGCTTTCCATCAGCCTGTCCTTTAA